In Pedobacter sp. SL55, the following proteins share a genomic window:
- a CDS encoding DUF6089 family protein, which yields MFYKKTLLAIVLSAIFVGKSVAQVWEVGLQAGGAGYMGDLNPTNPLKISGLSFGGFVKANFDPNWALSFNYTNGKIKANDAQSTSEQFRQRNLSFSNKLNEFSLLVDFNFFDYFSGGGYSRFSPYLYTGVGVVLFNPKTKYQGSEYELPLYQTEGAKYKTAALSVPFGFGIKYNFKNNWTVMSNIGYRNAYTDYLDDVSGNYIDPALYSNDPDIRPMQIMLSDRSGEINGNYIGARDVQRGDFRKRDTYMFVGIGITYTFVSQKCF from the coding sequence ATGTTTTATAAAAAGACGTTATTAGCCATTGTTTTAAGCGCTATTTTTGTAGGTAAATCTGTTGCCCAAGTATGGGAGGTAGGTTTGCAGGCAGGCGGTGCGGGTTATATGGGCGATTTAAACCCTACCAATCCCTTAAAAATTAGTGGCCTTTCCTTTGGTGGTTTCGTTAAAGCTAACTTTGATCCCAACTGGGCGCTGTCTTTTAATTATACTAACGGTAAAATTAAAGCAAACGATGCACAATCTACCAGCGAGCAGTTTAGGCAAAGAAATTTGAGCTTTTCTAACAAGCTAAACGAATTTAGTCTTTTGGTAGATTTTAACTTTTTCGATTATTTTTCGGGAGGTGGCTATTCAAGGTTTTCTCCTTATTTATATACTGGTGTCGGGGTGGTGTTGTTTAATCCTAAAACTAAATACCAGGGAAGTGAATACGAACTTCCTTTATATCAAACCGAAGGTGCAAAATATAAAACTGCCGCTTTAAGCGTGCCTTTTGGCTTCGGTATCAAGTATAATTTCAAAAATAATTGGACCGTAATGAGCAATATAGGCTATAGAAATGCCTATACAGATTATTTAGACGATGTAAGTGGCAACTATATTGATCCAGCACTTTATTCTAACGACCCAGATATACGCCCTATGCAGATTATGTTAAGCGACCGTTCTGGCGAAATTAATGGCAATTATATTGGGGCAAGAGATGTGCAAAGAGGAGATTTTAGAAAAAGAGATACTTATATGTTTGTAGGTATTGGCATAACTTATACCTTTGTGAGCCAAAAGTGTTTTTAA
- a CDS encoding UbiA-like polyprenyltransferase has product MKKYFSLVLFAHSIFAMPFAFIGFFLGVTTTTNPFNWYLLLAVVLCMVFARNAAMAFNRYLDRDIDAKNPRTVTRDIPAGKISAKEALTFVIANCALFIATTYFINPLCFYLSPIAIFVVLFYSYTKRFTALCHLVLGLGLGLAPIGAYIAVTGQFNIVPVLYSFAVLFWVSGFDIIYALQDEEFDRSEKLHSIPSALGRKNALHLSSFLHILSAACVIAPIYFMDFGWPYYAGVVFFCAMLVYQHRLVKPNDISKVDRAFATTNGYASVVFAICFLVDAYLKSR; this is encoded by the coding sequence ATGAAAAAGTATTTTTCGCTCGTATTATTTGCCCACTCTATATTTGCCATGCCTTTTGCCTTTATTGGTTTTTTCTTAGGCGTAACCACTACTACCAACCCCTTCAATTGGTATTTACTGTTGGCGGTAGTGCTTTGTATGGTGTTTGCTCGTAACGCAGCAATGGCTTTTAACAGATATTTAGATCGGGATATCGATGCGAAAAACCCTAGAACAGTGACAAGAGATATACCTGCCGGTAAAATTTCTGCAAAGGAAGCTTTAACTTTTGTGATAGCAAACTGTGCACTTTTTATAGCAACTACTTATTTCATTAATCCGCTTTGTTTCTATTTATCGCCCATTGCCATTTTTGTGGTGCTATTTTATAGTTACACCAAGCGCTTTACAGCCTTGTGCCATTTAGTTTTAGGACTTGGATTAGGGCTTGCTCCTATTGGAGCGTACATTGCTGTAACTGGTCAATTTAACATCGTACCAGTATTATATTCTTTTGCTGTTTTATTTTGGGTAAGTGGCTTCGATATCATTTATGCCCTACAAGACGAAGAATTTGACCGTTCTGAGAAACTTCATTCTATCCCATCTGCTTTAGGGAGGAAGAATGCGTTGCACCTGTCTTCATTCCTTCACATTTTATCCGCAGCCTGCGTTATTGCTCCAATCTATTTCATGGATTTTGGCTGGCCATATTATGCTGGCGTTGTATTTTTCTGTGCTATGCTAGTTTATCAACATCGTTTGGTAAAACCCAATGACATCAGTAAAGTGGATAGAGCATTTGCTACCACCAATGGTTATGCCTCAGTGGTATTTGCTATTTGCTTTTTGGTTGATGCTTATTTGAAGAGCAGGTAG
- a CDS encoding NAD kinase, with protein sequence MKIALYGRDFNDNVLPFVQEVFDALAANQIEVTVYQKFFDFVKDKLTLPPNIATFLGYNDLLGKTDILLSLGGDGTLLDTLSLVRDSQVPVIGINFGRLGFLASINKAEINDAIKALVSGAYSIDQRSLLSIESKSGLFGDENFALNDITIHRRDDSAMMIIHAYMNGEFVNSYWADGLIIATPTGSTAYSLSCGGPIILPSAQNFVITPVAPHNLNVRPIIVPDDVTLTFEVEARSTKFLLTCDSRTETVDRSVKITISKATFNINLIRLNNETFLTTLRNKLLWGIDTRNY encoded by the coding sequence ATGAAAATAGCCCTTTACGGTAGAGATTTTAATGATAATGTACTGCCTTTTGTACAAGAAGTATTTGATGCTTTGGCAGCTAACCAGATTGAAGTAACGGTTTATCAAAAGTTTTTTGATTTTGTAAAGGACAAATTAACCTTGCCACCAAATATTGCTACTTTTTTAGGATATAACGATTTGCTCGGCAAAACTGATATCTTGTTAAGTTTGGGCGGCGATGGAACTTTGCTAGACACGCTATCTTTGGTAAGAGATTCGCAGGTTCCGGTGATAGGTATCAACTTTGGGCGTTTAGGCTTTTTGGCCAGTATCAATAAAGCAGAAATAAACGATGCCATAAAAGCATTGGTAAGTGGGGCTTATTCTATAGATCAGCGAAGCTTGCTCAGTATCGAATCTAAAAGCGGCCTATTTGGCGATGAAAACTTTGCCTTAAACGATATTACCATACACAGAAGAGATGATTCTGCCATGATGATTATTCATGCTTACATGAATGGCGAATTTGTAAACTCCTATTGGGCCGATGGGCTTATTATTGCCACACCAACGGGTTCCACGGCCTATTCGTTGAGCTGCGGAGGTCCAATTATTTTGCCAAGTGCACAAAATTTTGTGATTACACCCGTAGCGCCACATAATTTAAATGTAAGGCCAATTATAGTGCCCGATGATGTAACGCTTACTTTTGAGGTTGAAGCCCGTAGCACCAAATTTTTGCTTACCTGCGATTCGAGGACAGAAACTGTAGATCGTAGCGTGAAAATAACTATCAGTAAAGCAACATTTAACATAAATCTTATCCGCCTTAACAATGAAACGTTTCTAACTACGTTAAGGAATAAATTGCTTTGGGGCATAGATACCCGTAATTATTAG
- the yihA gene encoding ribosome biogenesis GTP-binding protein YihA/YsxC produces MIIKSATFVVSNTKVSALPLPDMPEYAFIGRSNVGKSSLINMLVNQQGLAKTSQKPGKTQLINHFLVNEKWYIVDLPGYGYARVSKSSREKWEKFIRAYITKRENLQCVFVLIDSRLEPQKIDLEFCSWLGECQIPFALVYTKADKQSGPKTDQNVAKFNKTLLGWFEELPPFFVTSAEKGQGREDVLQFVQEVNEDFVKPVIDPKFYAASNPDK; encoded by the coding sequence ATGATCATTAAATCTGCAACCTTTGTAGTTAGCAACACCAAAGTATCGGCTTTGCCATTACCAGACATGCCCGAGTATGCTTTTATTGGGCGTTCTAATGTAGGCAAGTCTTCGTTAATCAATATGTTAGTAAACCAACAAGGATTAGCTAAAACCTCTCAAAAGCCAGGTAAAACCCAGCTAATTAATCACTTTTTGGTTAATGAAAAATGGTACATCGTAGATTTACCGGGTTATGGCTATGCAAGGGTATCTAAAAGCAGCAGAGAGAAATGGGAAAAATTTATTCGGGCTTACATCACTAAAAGAGAAAACCTGCAGTGTGTTTTTGTACTTATTGATAGTAGGTTGGAACCTCAAAAAATTGACTTAGAGTTTTGCTCTTGGTTGGGCGAATGCCAAATTCCTTTTGCGCTGGTTTACACTAAAGCCGATAAACAATCGGGACCAAAAACCGACCAAAATGTGGCTAAATTTAACAAGACTTTGCTAGGCTGGTTTGAAGAACTACCTCCTTTTTTTGTTACTTCAGCAGAAAAAGGTCAGGGCAGAGAAGATGTTTTACAGTTTGTACAGGAAGTGAATGAGGACTTTGTGAAACCTGTGATTGATCCGAAATTTTACGCTGCCAGTAACCCAGACAAGTAA
- a CDS encoding M23 family metallopeptidase — MRNYITYVSLILSVFSSNQLIAQQTYSNHIYPLTNFSSPLDIEPPALAGSFGELRSNHFHSGIDFRTNQRIGYPVYAPADGFISRLRVQNSGFGLALYINHPNGYTTVYGHLSRFNPKIAQIVKNIQYKKTSYEIDEFPSPDLIPVRKGEVIAYTGNTGSSGGPHLHFEIRDSKTEATINPQLLGISIPDNIPPVIHAMYVYRLNGKPFNEFTPKQYFQVAGSKGNYKLNQVSTINLNGEVGFGIVVNDRHNGASGNNGAYAIELAVDGNIVYTSALERFTFDNSKAINSHIDYPTYLRTKQSIQKSFVDPGNPLNIYFNLVNSGRVTFNDGKTHSVKYTISDARGNKSTLAFNVLADAKANINTPELPLGTSFAYNKQNEFSQDDVKVILPKGTLYNDLNFIYKKTAKPQQNAFSEIHHIHNNFTPLHTGFELWIKADSTITKHQSKALIVNSNRSSQGGYFENGWVKTKPRTFGSFFIAIDTIAPNIVPLNIANGKNMAGISKMSFRISDGLSGIKSFNGYIDGKWVLMEFDAKTANLWHTFDERTSTGKHTFELLVIDMKENTKRYAIEFYR, encoded by the coding sequence ATGCGCAATTACATTACCTACGTTTCACTCATTTTATCTGTTTTTAGCTCAAACCAACTCATAGCGCAGCAAACTTATAGCAACCATATTTACCCCCTTACAAACTTCAGTTCGCCGTTGGATATTGAACCGCCTGCTTTGGCAGGGTCTTTTGGAGAACTAAGATCAAACCATTTTCATTCTGGTATAGATTTTAGAACCAACCAACGCATTGGTTATCCCGTTTATGCACCTGCTGATGGCTTTATTTCTAGATTAAGAGTACAGAACAGTGGTTTCGGTTTAGCATTGTACATCAACCACCCAAATGGTTATACTACAGTTTATGGTCACTTATCGAGGTTTAACCCAAAAATTGCACAAATAGTAAAAAACATCCAATACAAAAAAACTTCTTATGAAATTGACGAGTTTCCTTCTCCAGATCTTATCCCCGTAAGAAAAGGCGAAGTAATTGCCTACACAGGCAACACTGGGAGTTCTGGCGGCCCACATTTACACTTCGAAATTCGCGATAGCAAAACCGAGGCTACCATTAACCCACAATTATTAGGTATTAGCATTCCAGACAATATTCCTCCTGTTATACATGCCATGTATGTTTACAGGCTTAACGGCAAACCATTTAATGAATTTACGCCGAAACAGTATTTCCAAGTAGCAGGAAGTAAAGGAAACTACAAATTAAACCAAGTGAGCACCATTAACCTCAACGGAGAAGTAGGCTTTGGAATAGTTGTAAACGATAGGCACAACGGCGCTTCGGGAAATAATGGCGCTTATGCAATTGAGTTAGCTGTAGACGGCAATATTGTTTATACATCAGCTTTAGAGCGGTTTACTTTCGATAACAGCAAGGCCATTAACTCGCACATCGATTATCCAACGTATCTACGCACCAAGCAAAGTATCCAGAAAAGCTTTGTTGATCCCGGAAATCCTCTAAACATCTACTTCAATTTAGTTAACAGCGGACGCGTTACTTTTAACGATGGAAAAACCCACTCAGTTAAATATACCATTAGTGATGCGAGAGGCAATAAAAGCACCTTGGCTTTTAACGTTTTGGCCGATGCAAAGGCTAACATCAACACACCAGAACTACCTTTAGGAACAAGCTTTGCCTACAACAAACAAAATGAGTTTAGCCAAGACGACGTGAAGGTAATTTTACCTAAAGGCACGCTCTATAACGATTTAAACTTTATCTATAAGAAAACAGCTAAGCCGCAACAAAACGCATTTTCAGAAATTCATCACATACACAACAATTTTACGCCGCTACATACTGGCTTTGAACTTTGGATTAAAGCAGACAGCACCATTACCAAACACCAGAGCAAAGCTTTAATCGTGAACAGCAATCGTTCTTCGCAAGGCGGATATTTTGAAAACGGCTGGGTAAAGACCAAACCTCGTACTTTCGGCAGTTTCTTTATTGCTATAGATACCATAGCACCCAATATCGTTCCTTTAAATATAGCCAACGGCAAAAACATGGCAGGTATTAGCAAAATGAGTTTTAGAATTAGCGATGGACTATCTGGAATTAAGAGTTTTAATGGCTATATTGACGGCAAATGGGTACTGATGGAATTTGATGCCAAAACAGCAAACCTGTGGCATACTTTTGACGAAAGAACGAGCACTGGCAAGCATACGTTTGAGTTACTTGTTATAGACATGAAAGAAAATACCAAAAGATACGCAATAGAGTTTTACAGATAA
- a CDS encoding KUP/HAK/KT family potassium transporter, whose product MSSHKNVNALTAGGLLVTLGIVFGDIGTSPLYTLKAIFKSVVDSGQPISPDLVLGALSCIIWTLTLQTTIKYVVITLRADNKGEGGIFSLYSLVRKKAKWLVVPAVIGGAALLADGMITPSITVTSAIEGLKLKFPDVQVIPIVISIIALLFIIQQFGTNLVGKLFGPIMLLWFSVLGVVGLLQVLHDPWIFKALNPYYAAHLLITNPSALLILGGVFLCTTGAEALYSDLGHCGKRNIRISWIFVKSMLILNYLGQGVWVLKNAQGYNPHDPLSNPFFKLVPEDMVLYLVILATTAAVIASQAMISGSFTLISEAVRLNLWPKVRINYPSVQKGQLYVPSINWLLCVGCIIIVLVFQKSDNMEGAYGLAINLTFLMTTILVAVFMLRKKFPMYLIVLFVVVYMGIELAFLVGNMAKFIHGGWVTLLISLVLLSIMWTWYASRKIKNRFVKYVEIEDYYDIINELSNDVSVPKFSSQLVYLTSANFKTEIESKIIYSIIQKEPKRADVYWLVHVDVVDEPYTMDYKVEFLIPGKLIRIDFKLGFRIEQRINLLYRKVVEELVKNGEVDITSQYTSLNKHKITGDFRFVLLEKTLSRFTNLSFYEETIMDYYMLLKKMSLSEVTSFGLDSSYVDVEKVPLIFVSPDDIELNRLPV is encoded by the coding sequence GTGTCAAGTCATAAAAACGTAAATGCCCTTACTGCCGGAGGGCTGTTGGTAACACTAGGGATAGTGTTTGGTGATATCGGTACATCACCTCTTTATACTTTAAAAGCGATTTTTAAATCTGTAGTAGATTCTGGCCAGCCAATTAGTCCAGATTTGGTGTTAGGTGCGCTTTCTTGTATCATTTGGACTTTAACCCTACAAACCACTATCAAATATGTAGTAATTACCTTACGAGCTGATAATAAAGGCGAGGGAGGGATTTTTTCGCTTTATTCTCTAGTTCGCAAAAAAGCCAAGTGGCTGGTAGTGCCCGCTGTTATAGGCGGTGCTGCGCTTTTGGCCGATGGTATGATTACGCCTAGTATTACCGTAACCTCTGCAATTGAGGGGCTTAAGCTGAAATTTCCCGACGTGCAAGTAATACCAATTGTAATTTCTATTATCGCATTGTTATTTATCATTCAGCAGTTCGGTACCAATTTGGTTGGTAAATTATTCGGCCCCATTATGTTGTTGTGGTTTTCTGTGCTTGGGGTGGTGGGACTATTACAGGTATTGCACGATCCGTGGATTTTTAAAGCCTTAAATCCTTATTACGCAGCGCATTTATTAATAACCAATCCAAGTGCGCTCCTTATTTTAGGTGGTGTTTTTCTTTGTACCACCGGGGCCGAGGCTTTGTATAGCGATTTAGGCCATTGTGGCAAAAGGAATATCCGCATCAGCTGGATTTTTGTAAAATCTATGCTCATCTTGAATTATTTAGGTCAAGGTGTTTGGGTATTAAAGAATGCGCAAGGGTATAATCCTCATGATCCTTTGTCTAATCCATTTTTTAAATTGGTACCAGAAGATATGGTGTTGTACTTGGTTATCTTAGCTACTACCGCCGCAGTTATCGCATCTCAGGCTATGATTTCGGGTTCGTTTACCCTAATATCCGAAGCCGTTCGTTTGAATTTGTGGCCAAAGGTTCGTATCAATTATCCAAGTGTGCAAAAAGGACAATTATATGTGCCTTCTATTAACTGGTTGCTTTGCGTAGGTTGTATCATCATTGTTTTGGTGTTCCAAAAGTCCGACAATATGGAGGGTGCTTACGGCTTAGCTATTAACCTAACCTTTTTAATGACCACCATTTTGGTAGCAGTTTTTATGCTTCGCAAAAAGTTTCCTATGTATCTAATTGTGCTTTTTGTAGTGGTTTACATGGGTATTGAACTCGCTTTCTTGGTAGGTAACATGGCCAAATTTATTCATGGTGGTTGGGTAACGTTGCTTATTAGCTTGGTGCTGTTAAGCATCATGTGGACTTGGTATGCGTCTCGTAAAATCAAAAATAGGTTTGTTAAGTATGTAGAGATTGAAGACTACTACGATATTATAAATGAATTAAGTAATGATGTTTCAGTGCCTAAATTCTCTTCGCAATTGGTGTATTTAACCAGTGCCAATTTTAAAACCGAAATAGAGTCTAAAATCATTTACTCTATTATACAAAAGGAGCCAAAAAGGGCTGATGTTTACTGGTTAGTACACGTAGATGTAGTAGACGAGCCTTATACAATGGATTATAAAGTAGAGTTTTTGATACCTGGAAAACTAATTAGAATTGATTTTAAACTAGGTTTTAGGATAGAACAACGTATCAATTTGCTTTACCGCAAAGTGGTAGAAGAGCTAGTTAAAAACGGAGAGGTGGACATTACAAGTCAATATACTTCGTTAAATAAACACAAAATTACTGGCGATTTTAGGTTTGTACTGCTAGAAAAAACACTGAGTAGGTTTACCAATTTAAGTTTTTACGAAGAAACAATTATGGATTACTACATGTTGCTTAAAAAAATGAGTTTATCTGAAGTAACCAGTTTTGGTTTAGATTCGAGTTATGTAGATGTGGAGAAAGTGCCGTTGATTTTTGTAAGCCCAGATGATATTGAATTAAATAGATTGCCGGTGTAA
- a CDS encoding CBS domain-containing protein translates to MIAGELITNNIPPLRTSDTVRKALDRMNEFKLYHLPIVNEVQYLGLVSEEELMAAKDTDTAIGALPLSLLSSFAFENAHIYEVIRLFSELQLSVVPVLDQQKNYLGVVYINHLLNFTANLYAVSEPGGIIVLSISNRNNSLAHMSQVVEAENAQILSSYVNSFPDSTRLEVTLKINKTDLSAIIASFERYDYEVKAVFNNSSHDDGSMDRFNSFMNYLNV, encoded by the coding sequence ATGATTGCAGGAGAACTCATAACGAACAATATTCCACCTCTTCGTACGTCAGATACGGTTAGGAAGGCTTTGGATCGTATGAACGAGTTCAAGCTATATCACCTGCCTATTGTAAACGAAGTGCAGTACCTCGGTTTAGTCTCCGAAGAAGAATTAATGGCGGCTAAGGATACAGACACAGCCATTGGTGCATTACCGCTAAGTTTGCTCAGTTCTTTTGCTTTCGAGAATGCACACATTTACGAAGTTATCCGTTTATTTAGCGAGCTTCAGTTGTCTGTTGTGCCAGTTTTAGATCAGCAAAAAAATTACCTTGGGGTGGTTTATATCAATCATTTATTAAATTTTACTGCCAATCTTTATGCGGTAAGCGAACCTGGCGGTATCATTGTGCTTTCTATCAGTAATCGAAACAATTCGTTGGCGCACATGTCGCAAGTTGTAGAAGCAGAAAATGCGCAAATATTATCTTCTTATGTAAATTCTTTTCCAGATTCTACTAGGTTAGAAGTTACCTTAAAAATTAACAAAACAGATCTTTCTGCCATTATAGCTTCTTTTGAACGCTACGATTATGAAGTTAAAGCTGTTTTTAACAATAGCAGTCATGATGACGGTTCTATGGATAGATTCAATTCGTTCATGAACTATTTAAACGTTTAA
- a CDS encoding outer membrane beta-barrel protein translates to MKKQLLVLLFSVLTLNANAQNWGGGIDEQDFNWGFSFQYIASEFKLTKSPNWQDIFLDYEQNNRPITDKLNAISSPVSAGFGIGFVMNYKLTKHFDLRSTPTLVFTDRLVNYQYALPSVNVPSDFTDGKWQQKVSATMVDLPLGIKFKSERRKDFRAYLLLGAKYSMDLASGKKVNDADKALIYKFLKNKKNFASYEAAIGFDLYFEYFKMSPELKVSHSFGDILRHENHPFATPIDKAILRNFTFSLFFE, encoded by the coding sequence ATGAAAAAACAGCTACTAGTCCTCTTATTTTCTGTACTTACTTTAAATGCCAATGCCCAAAATTGGGGCGGTGGTATTGATGAGCAGGATTTCAATTGGGGGTTTAGCTTTCAATATATCGCATCAGAGTTTAAGCTCACTAAATCGCCTAATTGGCAAGATATTTTCTTAGATTACGAACAGAACAATAGGCCAATCACCGATAAATTAAACGCCATAAGTTCTCCCGTTTCTGCTGGTTTTGGTATTGGTTTCGTAATGAACTACAAACTAACCAAGCATTTTGACTTGCGTAGTACACCTACATTAGTTTTTACCGATAGGTTGGTAAATTACCAATACGCCTTGCCCTCAGTTAATGTTCCTTCTGATTTTACAGATGGAAAATGGCAGCAAAAAGTATCGGCAACCATGGTAGATTTACCTTTGGGCATTAAGTTTAAATCCGAAAGAAGAAAAGATTTTAGAGCTTACTTACTGTTAGGCGCTAAATATTCTATGGACTTGGCATCAGGGAAAAAAGTGAACGATGCGGATAAAGCGTTGATATACAAATTTCTAAAAAACAAAAAAAACTTTGCTTCCTATGAGGCTGCCATAGGTTTCGATTTGTATTTCGAATACTTCAAAATGTCTCCAGAATTAAAGGTTAGCCATTCTTTTGGCGATATCTTGAGGCACGAAAACCATCCGTTTGCTACACCTATTGATAAAGCCATTTTAAGAAATTTTACTTTCAGTTTGTTTTTCGAGTAA
- a CDS encoding fumarylacetoacetate hydrolase family protein, with the protein MKIIAIGRNYAAHAAELNNAIPTKPIIFLKPDTAVLKDNKPFYLPDFSNDVHYELEVVLKICKEGKHIAEKFASNYYEEIGLGIDFTARDIQAEHKEKGLPWELAKAFDNSAVISHFLPKSDYKDMYDLHFELKKNGESKQNGHTANLLFSFEKIISFVSQYITLKKGDLIFTGTPEGVGKVNAGDRLEAWLEDKQLLNFEIK; encoded by the coding sequence ATGAAAATCATTGCAATTGGCAGAAATTACGCTGCACACGCCGCAGAACTAAACAACGCTATACCTACTAAACCTATTATTTTTTTAAAGCCCGATACGGCTGTTCTAAAAGATAACAAACCATTTTACTTGCCAGATTTTTCTAACGATGTACATTACGAGCTAGAAGTTGTGCTTAAAATTTGCAAAGAAGGCAAACATATTGCCGAGAAATTTGCTTCTAATTATTACGAAGAAATTGGATTAGGAATTGATTTTACGGCCAGAGACATCCAAGCAGAACATAAAGAGAAAGGCTTACCTTGGGAATTAGCAAAAGCTTTCGACAACTCTGCTGTGATTAGCCATTTTTTACCGAAAAGCGACTACAAAGACATGTACGATTTACATTTTGAGTTAAAGAAAAACGGCGAAAGCAAACAAAATGGCCATACTGCCAATCTGTTATTCTCGTTTGAAAAAATTATTTCTTTTGTATCACAGTACATTACCTTAAAAAAAGGAGATTTGATTTTTACAGGCACACCAGAAGGTGTTGGCAAAGTAAATGCTGGCGATAGATTAGAGGCTTGGTTAGAAGATAAACAACTACTTAATTTTGAAATAAAATAA
- a CDS encoding T9SS type A sorting domain-containing protein: protein MKIKRVKIALNKNAAYLIVMLLLSCSSIFAQKADTSKFSVRPKAKAFSRIPIIKGSVQPYKPSYNIYSSTAAHIKPDVKEKGGKTLTVLKIYPNPVVEQLNINLRLEKETSLSIKITDLLGNEVVTLANERIQHGEHTKTYNVPAKLNAGIYFLRIVAGGEPVIRKISVL, encoded by the coding sequence ATGAAAATAAAAAGAGTTAAAATAGCGCTCAACAAAAATGCAGCATACCTCATAGTGATGTTGTTGCTTTCTTGTTCGTCTATTTTTGCCCAAAAAGCAGATACTTCTAAATTTTCTGTAAGGCCAAAAGCCAAAGCATTTAGTAGAATTCCGATAATTAAAGGAAGTGTACAGCCTTACAAGCCTTCTTACAACATCTACTCATCTACAGCTGCGCACATTAAGCCTGACGTAAAAGAAAAAGGTGGCAAAACATTAACGGTTCTCAAAATCTATCCAAACCCAGTAGTAGAGCAACTAAACATTAACCTTCGTTTAGAAAAAGAAACCAGTCTTTCCATTAAAATAACAGATTTGCTGGGCAATGAAGTGGTAACACTTGCCAACGAACGCATACAGCACGGAGAACATACCAAAACCTATAACGTACCGGCAAAACTTAATGCTGGCATTTATTTTCTACGCATTGTGGCTGGTGGCGAACCTGTAATCAGAAAAATATCTGTACTTTAA
- a CDS encoding GatB/YqeY domain-containing protein: MISTTIDQEIKQAMLAKDQVKLRGLRAIKAAILLAKTEKGHAEEINEEAEIKILQKLVKQRKESADIYKTQGREDLYQVEQEEIDVIAQFLPKQMERSEIEAVIAKIIAKTGASSIKEMGKVMGLANKELAGKAEGKLIGEIVKSLLA, translated from the coding sequence ATGATATCAACAACCATAGATCAAGAAATTAAACAAGCCATGTTGGCTAAAGACCAAGTTAAACTACGAGGACTTAGGGCTATTAAAGCCGCAATTTTGTTGGCAAAAACAGAAAAAGGTCATGCAGAAGAAATAAATGAAGAAGCTGAAATAAAAATTTTACAGAAACTGGTTAAGCAACGTAAAGAGTCGGCAGATATTTATAAAACTCAGGGTAGGGAAGATCTTTATCAGGTAGAACAAGAAGAAATAGATGTAATTGCTCAGTTTTTACCTAAGCAAATGGAAAGATCAGAGATCGAAGCTGTTATAGCTAAAATTATTGCTAAAACTGGCGCTAGCTCTATCAAAGAGATGGGTAAAGTAATGGGCTTGGCTAACAAAGAACTAGCAGGTAAAGCCGAAGGAAAATTGATTGGAGAAATTGTAAAAAGCTTGTTAGCTTAG
- a CDS encoding isoprenyl transferase produces MDFKDQIDIKRLPEHIAIIMDGNGRWAKNQGKFRVFGHESGVLSVKDIVEGCVEIGIKYLTVYAFSTENWNRPVEEVNALMELLISTINQEAETLNKNNIKLNAIGDLKSLPQKCIEDLADAMHKTKDNVKCTLTLALSYSAKWEIVEAARKLATQVQEGKISVEQIDEQLFANQLTTVNIPDPELMIRTSGEHRISNYLLWQMAYTELYFTETLWPDFRREHLFEAIVDYQKRERRFGKISEQLN; encoded by the coding sequence ATGGATTTTAAAGATCAAATAGATATTAAGCGTTTGCCAGAACATATTGCCATTATTATGGATGGTAATGGACGTTGGGCAAAAAATCAAGGGAAATTTAGGGTTTTTGGCCACGAGAGCGGCGTGCTTTCTGTAAAAGATATTGTAGAGGGCTGCGTAGAAATTGGAATAAAGTACCTAACGGTTTATGCTTTCTCTACCGAAAACTGGAACAGACCGGTAGAAGAAGTAAATGCTTTAATGGAATTGCTCATTTCAACCATTAACCAAGAAGCAGAAACCCTTAACAAAAATAACATTAAGCTAAATGCCATAGGCGATTTAAAATCTCTTCCGCAAAAATGTATTGAAGACCTAGCAGATGCTATGCACAAAACCAAGGACAACGTAAAATGTACCTTAACCTTGGCGCTAAGCTATAGTGCAAAGTGGGAAATTGTAGAAGCTGCGAGAAAATTAGCCACCCAAGTGCAAGAAGGAAAAATTAGTGTAGAACAAATTGATGAGCAGTTGTTTGCAAATCAGCTAACTACCGTAAATATCCCCGATCCTGAGCTAATGATACGTACCAGCGGAGAGCATCGTATCAGTAATTACCTATTGTGGCAAATGGCTTATACCGAATTATATTTTACCGAAACACTATGGCCCGATTTCAGAAGAGAGCATCTTTTTGAGGCCATTGTAGATTACCAAAAACGCGAACGTCGCTTTGGGAAAATTAGTGAGCAATTGAACTAA